One Oncorhynchus mykiss isolate Arlee chromosome 9, USDA_OmykA_1.1, whole genome shotgun sequence genomic window, AACAATCTTACATGTGCCATAATTTGGGCACTCAAAATCATTCAATTATCATAAAAGCCTACCCTACACAGCAAATTatccagtgttaaatcaacactgacagTGTTCAATTTGACACTGGGCCAGTGTCTATACAGGTCCACACTTTTGAGTGTTAAATTAACATGGTGCTTAGTGCAGACGCTGTTACACTTTGTAAGTGTTAGGGAATGAACACTTTCAGTGTTATGCAATAACACCTCATATAGTATTTCTAACACTAGGAAGTGTATGTAGTTTGCACCAATGGTGTTACGCAATAGCGCCTCATTTATTTAACCATTACACCAAGACATCCGCATCTCTTGACAAGGTCACTCAGTGTTGGGTTAAGGACATTACAATAAGTCTTTATTGCCACATGCACTTATGTAAGCGTTTATAAAGACTTCAGAATTGGAAGCAGAGttccacccatgactgtatttgttagtgacagagacatggttgctGAATTTGTTCATGCTCAGTCCTGTGGACTTCACCAAGTGAGTTCCTGCTGTAGGAGAATGGTATCATTAAAATGTTACtgtttatgacaatacattacatatatcataACGCATTGGTCACCAACCCGGTCGATCGGCAGTGGTCACCAACACATCAGCACTGAGTTCACATCGCTAGCTCAATCCcatatctgtttgtgctatcttgCCAACACTTGTCATTGTCAATCTTGCCAACACTTGTCATTATCAATCATGCCAACACCTATGTCATTGTCAATCTTGCCAACACCTATGTCATTGTCAATCTTGCCAACACCTATGTCATTGTCAATCTTGCTAACACCTTTGTCATTGTCAATCTTGCCAACACCTATGTCATTGTCAATCTTGCTAACACCTTTGTCATTGTCAATCTTGCCAACACCTATGTCATTGTCAATCTTGCTAACACCTTTGTCATTGTCAATCTTGCCAACACCTATGTCATTGTCAATCTTGCCAACACCTATGTCATTGTCAATCTTGCCAACACCTATGTCATTGTCAATCTTGCCAACACCTATGTCATTGTCAATCTTTGTACAAAAACAGATCTGCTCTATGACATCACACAGCagccagagagaaagaagagacagagacagataaagggaaagaggagagaagaggaaagggtgAGGGGGGATTTCTGTCTTTCTGCTGGAGTTCAAGGTCCACCCATCATCAATTCTGCATTTCTATCTGGTGTATCCTCCTGTCCATACCAAACTCCACGGTGGCTAATTGCTAATACTTTTAATAAAATGAGTGTGATGTGATCAGACATTATGACATTGTCAAAACATTGGCTTTCAAACAAAGTGTAGGGATCAGGCATGAATGactgcagacctgggttcaaatactaggCTATACGTTTAGCGTTTGTTCTAGCCTGCCCGGcgtgccagatgggcggggtttgccGGTTTACAACTATgctattggttccattgcgccaggcaagctcaatgaAGCTGACAGAAAAAAAAGTAGCCTCGAAAGGTTTCAGCTGTTGAGAATGTAACTGGGTCAATTGAAGTTACAATCTTTTCAAGGTACATTTGGGGTCAATTGCTGTTGTGATTACTGTTATGGATTCCTATCCACCCACTGCAGAtgatagtggtgtgtgtgttactcacaTGGGAGAGTCTGTGCACTGCTCTTGGGGTGATAGGGAGTCCTCGGACGCGGTGATGGACCTCCTCCCACCTGCCCTGGGAACTTGGGCGTAACCTGTCCATAGAAATTGAAATAAGAATCAGGACAGGGTCAGGCCAGGCCTCAACTGGGGCCTTCTGGTAAAAACTTGCCCCGCACCAAGTGACATGGAGGACCTTTGTCAATGGCATACGCTCCTTATCGGAGTCAAGGGTTTACGTCAAGTTAAGTCAAATAGGCTAGACATACCTATATGGCTCAAGCTTTCCATGTAGGCGTGCCAAAGCATGGAAGGGATGGGTGTGGGTGTAGGGGTGGGAGACCCCCCTTTGTTAGCCAGGAAACATTGCTGGCTTGGACCTGGGAGTAGTCCAGGAGATTGTCTGTGTCAGAGGCCGGGGACCGTGGGAGACAAGGAGAGGGTGTGTCTGGCCATGACAGGGAAGAGATGAGGTGAGGGAGTTGCCAGTACCACGCCAAGGGTCCCTCTTCTAGGGACAGGAGGAGAACACAGCAAAAACACAATATAGTCGAATACAATAAAGTGAGGTAACACGTCATTTGAAGGGGTATACATAAAATGACAGGCACGAACCCAAGTGATTGAGTTGGGAGTCCAAAGCCTGAAATAACCCTATCATTTGCCAAACGGAATGAAGAGTTTTGTTTGATTTGGAACTGGTGTCCAAAGGTAGACACTCGTCTTTTACATGAATTAATGATGTGCTGCTTTTGCTGTCTCCATATCCTTTGTTGTTATTGTCTAATTATTGTTGTTGTAGTATGTATTAGCTTGTGCAATCAAAAAAATCATCTTTAGGGGATGGATAAAGTACTATCTAATCTTACCTTATTAGTTGAGTTCAATGTCCTATTTCCTTTATCAACAATGTCATAATCTCAATAAAAGCGTGTTATGCCCAGTACAGGAAATCATTGctacatgacagaccagggccgTGGATAAAAACACATCTGGGAATATTCCTCATCACTACAAATAACAGTGAGCTATTCTCTGCCATCTGCTGGCTGTAatgccacacgcacacacaaacacataaatgCATGTGCGCACACCCAcccacaagcacacacaaaccAGATAAAATAACATGAACACACATCAATACAAATATCACATGAGCCCACTGACTTGTCGCTGGCTCGCTGGTATAAAGTCATACTTTCATTTGTCACCATGACAACTCATACCACTAGAAGTTAAATATACTAACATGGCAAGGTCAAAACTCCTCATCCATATCCCAGCTTGAACCCAAACTGAGCTGTGCCAGTCAACCCACGTTTCCATGACAACCGTCCATCTGGCCGGCTTTGTACGGGGGAGAGGGAGCACAACCTGGGCATTGCTGGTGCCCATCGGGCACTGTCCCAATCTCCTCCTCAAAACCCATTACGGGACCTTGTAGTGTGTTCCTTTGGCACCACCGTCCTCTGTGAACAAATGAACGAAGACAAGAAAAGAGCAAACTATTATGGAAGCAACATGTTTGACTGCATTCCAtttattccagccattacaatgaccctgtcCTCCTACAGCTCATCCCACCAATCTTGGTCCTTGGTCCAATGGGAATAAGTGGTTGAAATTATATTCTGCCCATAGGCATACAGCTCCTACCTTGGACCAGAGACACCTCGTGCTAAGGTAGGGGACAATAAAGTCTACGGAGAGCGATAGAAGTGCTGATGATGTAGTGAAAACATTACCATTGGAGAACTGAGATGGGTGTTGTTGACCGTGGCGTTCGCAGAGCACTCACTGATGTTGTTCTGGTGGAGAACTCTAACCTTGGAGCAATGCCCTAGGGAAGATGACAGAGTGGACGACTTGAGTGGCCTGATCCACTAGTTGGAAGAGCAGCTTAATGCGTCAACATAAACTGTGTCCTCTCAGTACATGTACGCTGTCTCTGTATTTTCCTACTGTGACCTATCAATTAGTGTCCAGTGAAACATCTTTGTCTCACACATCTCACTGTAGCAGGACTATAGCCTTCATCTCCACAGTGATGGTGTAAGCTCTGTGATGTAAAAAGCTCCTAATTACAGGGAAGCTAATGGATCGTGTCATGAGAACATTTCTGACCAATCTAGAGAAGGAAGCAGTTTGGGTTCTGAGAATAGGAAGCTTCTGGTGTCCTCCTCAAAGCAGGCCAAGGCCTTCCCcactgcagcaaagcatccaGTGGTCAATCATTGTgctcctgtgtggctcagtcagTAGGAACTTGGTGCTCACAATGAAAGGGCCATGGGTTCAATTCAGTATactaaaatgtatgcactcacagTAAGTTGCTTGTAAATGGCACATGATCAACTTGCTTATTGTCTATTAGGCTGTCGTGTTAAACACTTAGCCAATTGTTGGACCAAAGTCCCTTCTTAACATTTAGAAGACAAATTACAGCACCTGGAGGAATCAACTGTACCAATTCAACTTTGACGGTTTCACCTAGAGAAAAATAAGTAAACAAATAGTAGTTGAATATGAGCATACAATATTTAACATTGTAGtattaaaatgtatcaaataGGCTTGTCTACAGGCACAGGTATATAAAATAGAACTTTACTCTCCAGCCTCTATGCAACATCTCCTGGGCCAACAGCATAGTGGAACACCTGAATAGGAAGAGAAACGGAACAAATCTCATTAGAAAATCTTGTTCATACACATTCTACGATTTCTCTGTTACCAGTGTATGGGACAACTGCATGGTGCCATACCTCCTGGCATCCAAGAGAGCTATAAGGTgtacaggcttttgttccagccctgctCAAATCCACCGGAGTCAGCAAATCAAGCCTGCTGATGAACAGCTGTGTAGTTGGTATCTACTGTGCAagagctgggctggaacaaaagcatgCACACCTGACAGCTCTCCAGAAGAGTTGGTTGGCCACCCTTGGTTTAGAATAATCAGGAGATGTGTCACATTGATCCACCTTCTCAAATCTCATCTTCTCTTGAAACAGGAGTGGGAAGATGGGGGAGACACTCCAACTTGTGGTATTGGCCCATGAAGCACCCACTGAGGTAGATGTCATCCTTGGCTGGCAAATGCCCACTAGGGCATGATGCCTGAAATGCATCATTATATTTAACAACTGGTTATGGTGTCATGACATCGGGTTTGCAAACAGTTAGGATGTAAGTTCCCCGTTGATAATGTAGCAATTGAAAAGGAAGATCCAACCAAATTGGGGCTTATACCACAACTCTCCAATGATGATGACCATCTGTGCCATAAAAGCCCCGGCCTCATGGCAGCGGCAGTAGTGCCAGTACAGTACACTCAAGGATACACAATTACTGCAAATAAAAATGATGAAGTCCGGTAAAATCAAACACTGTGGATGGATCCCACAAGATAACCAATGTCATTATTGTTATGCATATCCTGCATGAAAACGTACAAAATTGCTAGATATGCATGTGTTGGAACAGAGACagttgagtttattttcctggTTGCTCGAGAGAACCCAAGGCATTAGTGCTACATGGACGTGTTAGTTGAATGGGCTAGTTTCCAGATAGATAACGTTAAATACAACACTGTAAACGACGCTCCTCACAAAAGTAAACTACTGTGAAGCAggtacgttagctagctagttgaatTAACAAAACGTTCTTACCGCCCTGAGCTGTAATTAAACTACCACTTTCATTGCTTTTCTATTCATTTGATGTTAGCTAGCTGCTAATGTAGTTTATCAGGCCATGTATATTTAGCAAACAGAAGCAAGCACAGGTCAGCGTCATGTGTTTCCATGGCGTCTGAAACTTTCAACCAGATAATTTTAGGTGTATGATCTTTCCTTGGCCACAAGAGGGCAGTGATTGCAGTGATTCTCCTGCAGAATTACCCATTACATTTACAGTGCTCCAGTGCTTGGATGAATTACCAGGCAACTTTAATTGCACATAGGTGTATGTAGGTTATTTTTCCTACAGAGACCCAATGTTATACCGGTAATATCAGTCTGTGTAAGTCAAACTGTTTTAATTTAATGAAAAGCATTAGACTTGCTACAGAGCACCAATAACAGGTCAAAAGGTATAACATATCTGCAAGTGTGTGACTTGTTCACTTAATATAGGCACTCCATGTCAAATATCTTCCATTAAAAAAGcataaatcaacagaaatctgATAACAAAACACGGACTAAAAATTACTATAATTCTGCAATCAAAAATAACTCAAACTCGCAATTCACTAAATCAACCATTTTGCAACAGATAACAATTTATATTAAGACCCAGAAGAACATGGTAGCATTTGGGGCTATGCTGCAGTCTGCTCTTTGGGAGCCTCTTTCAACTGCAGtgtgtcctgtcctccctgtcctttctcctgttggtccagtgtgttcgGGGTGTTCTGTATGACTGTCTCTGCTGTGTCTGAGTCTCTGTCagaatcctcctcttcctccttctcttccgtCGCTGTTCCCTCTTGGCCCAGGGGAATGGCCCCTTTCCTTAGAGGCAGGACGGTGAAGAAGGCCTCCTGCCAATCCCTCTTCTCCAAGTACACCAGCATGATCTCAAACACTGTGGCAGGGAAaatgcacacacaaatacagttaTACATTAAGAATTGAATATTAAAAACCCTTATCACATGCCACTcatgtttttatttaaatttCATAAGTCTGTCAATGCTACACACTACATGAACAGGCTACGGTAAATGGAGGTGGTTTCCTATCTTGAGGTGTAAATCATTAGGATAGTTCCTCACCGTGGTTGACCGCCAGCACTTTGCGGCTGTTCATCTTGACGAAGCTGTTCAGCGGGAGCTGTGCGTGGTCGATCCCCAGCTCCTGAGCCCGCTCAAAGGTGATACCCTACAGGACAAGGTAAAAGGTCAAACATAATGCTCACCAACGGCTGACATAAATGGGACCTGACGAGGGCTCTTATTTCAATGGCTCAGATCGAGGTGAAGTGTCTAGGGGTAGGGGGTCGATTTGGAATTGGTTGTCTTGACTTGCTGCTTAACATACCCAACATGTTGAGAACAATACTCAATAGACCATAAATTAATATTCTAGGTCATTCTGTAGTCCTGACCTTGTGGTGGTTGTGATCCACCAGGCCTCCGATGACGTAGGCCTTGGTATCGTCCAGCTCCGTCAGAACGTTGGGAGAGTCAGAGGTCAGGTAAACCAGCTGCTCTTTGGCCACCACCTCGTGGTACGCCTCTGCTTTCACCGTTATATCCTGCCCAGgacggggacacacacacatacatacaaacaaaaAGGTACCAGGTGTTAATGTAAGTTGCCACCTCCTAACCTACACAACACCCACAGCCTAATGACATATTACTCTTCCTTCTTCACTTGCTGCCGTCTTGAACCACTCAGATTGCATCCCTAAGTAGTGGGATATTTAATGGGTAATATGGTTGGCATCTGATGGAAAGTGTTGGCAAGTGTTTGGGAGAGGTGTTGACTTGTTAATGTATCTATTTGCACCCAGCTCAAAacatctattttttattttatttatcctttatttaacctggcaagtcagttaagaacaaattcttatttacaatgacggcctaacccgggccaaaccctaacgacgctgggccaattgtgtgccaccctatgggactcccaatcatggccagttgtgatacaacctggaatcgaaccagggtctgtagtgacgcatctagcactgagatgcagtagcGTAGACCGTTGCATCACTCTTGTTCCACCAGACAAGAGTCTTGCCTACCTTTCACCAGAGCTTTAAATATGGAAACCCCCACGAGACATTACTCCCCATATGTATGCATACCCCTCAAGTCATTTCCTATCTTCTCAAACAAAGTGTAACACCCGCAGTGCCTCTCTGAAAAACACCCCCCCCCTAACTATTTCCATTAGTCATTTCAACATGCATTGGCAGTGCGTATCCAAACTAACAAACAGGGTACACTCACCTTCCAGTTAACCCATCCTTCATCGGTCTTATCCATGTTTTGCTTCAGCTGTCCACCAAGGCTGGTTAGATAAAActgggagatgaagagagagaaaatacagcACTAAGATGAATGAGTCTTGAATCACGTGAGTTCAGTGGTGGTTGATGGATGATTCTGCAaccgatgatgatgatgatgcaggGGGTCCTGTGGGGCAGGTAGACTCACCTGAACAGGGTGCACCACTCGTCTGTTCACCGCATAGCATCTCTGGATTTGCTTATGGAGCTTCCTAACATCCTTCACAGGGGAAACAATACATAAAGCACCGAACACAGGGCTCAATACTGTGCCATCTTCTATGTACACGAAACGTTGCAGTCAGATAGGAATGCCATGAATAGAACTGCCGTGATTCGTTACTCTACATGTCTGAGATTAATGTTTGTTCTACACAGTATATTTATATCTGAACATTCCACAACGTTGTGCCCTACTGACCACGGGGGCCCTGACAGTCTTGCTACCTTAAGCATCATGAGGTTGTCGAAGCTGCAGTCTATCACCAGTCTCAGGGGGCTGCTGGGCTTCACCTCTTTCCTCAAACGCTTCCGGCCAGCCACaaactcccctccctcctccccctgggTCTTCCTCTCAAGGctcctcttctgcctcttctCCTTCCGCTTCTGCCTGTGAAGCACACAGTCAAACAGAACTTTAAAAGTTAAGACAATACACGACATGATGATCATACACAAAATGGTGCTTTCTGCTTTCGGATATCAACAACATTACAATTTGTCATGTGGGCATTCTTCAAGGTACAACTTGCCATAAATCAATAGTGGCAATCTTGGTAGATTTgaatgatgttgttgttgtttgtaagCAGTATGATGATGTCATACTGTTGAGTTAATTATTGCCCAGTATGCCCATAATCACTAAGAGGTAGCCTAAGTGAATACAGGGGGCAGTTTAAATGTAAAACATCACTTCTGTGAAACACagtatacctagctagttatctaGCTACTTGCCTGGAAACCCCATGTTGAATTGCATTTAATTCTACGTTGGCACAAATGAGTGTTAGGATCAATAAAGTTGCCACTCTCAACCTCTACAAGCCAGTATGTTGAATTAAATGAAATTTAAAGCATACTATATCAATTGTTACAACTATTGGTCCTTTTGACCGTAGGAATGTGAGACAATATATCCACAGGATATAACGTTACTGACTTGCGAAggttcctttcctcctcccatttCTGATGCCTCAAAAGCTTCTTCCTCTGGTTTTTTGAGAGAATCTCTGTTCCCCCGTTATTACCGATATGTGCATCCTTATTCTCAGTGGCAACATTGTTCTCCCGGGACGGCGTCAAATCTTTGACAGTGTCGCTGGACATTTGACGAGTATTTTTTATTCTGTTGTAAACTGAATGCTGAGTGTCTTCGACCAAGCTGCCTGGTTGTAACTACTAGCTAGCTTGTGTTCAAATATACGCACGTACTACGGAAAAGTAAAGCTTACCAACCTCATGCATTTAAtaattcacacacacattcacttttTAATCGAAAAGTACCATCTAAGAACCGAACAAATTGGAAAAATATTCCCTGTCAGTCTGGCCATTCCACATGTAGCTTTTTCGTTGTCGCACAGTGTGTCGTCATCAGCAAACACCTTATTCTTCTTAGGTGGGGTTTAATGGAGGTTGGCATCCGATTTGTTGCATTACCGCCCCCAACTGGACTATAGTATAAAGCCATTATACTTTGTGATACAAAATCGGAAAAgtggaaataaataaaaacacccttccagctaaccctacactcatCAGAAACACACTACCTCGTTCCACTACTTTGACAATATCTGCTCCTGCACCATGCCAACCACCTGGGGAGATGAgacaccaccactcaacacagCCAGGAACTCTTTTGAAGTCAAATCTCAtacacccaagtacttctctgcagctgccaccacaacatctattttctgtgatttgAGTTCCATTTCTGCAGTTCCATTTCTTGGaacgctaagaagccaaccttactgatGCATATATCACTcattggcctatccctctgtgctGTAACAGATCTACTTCTCACAgggatcctctcaggatccctcacccttgacccatcctcctctactttcctcaC contains:
- the trmt10a gene encoding RNA (guanine-9-)-methyltransferase domain-containing protein 2 is translated as MSSDTVKDLTPSRENNVATENKDAHIGNNGGTEILSKNQRKKLLRHQKWEEERNLRKQKRKEKRQKRSLERKTQGEEGGEFVAGRKRLRKEVKPSSPLRLVIDCSFDNLMMLKDVRKLHKQIQRCYAVNRRVVHPVQFYLTSLGGQLKQNMDKTDEGWVNWKDITVKAEAYHEVVAKEQLVYLTSDSPNVLTELDDTKAYVIGGLVDHNHHKGITFERAQELGIDHAQLPLNSFVKMNSRKVLAVNHVFEIMLVYLEKRDWQEAFFTVLPLRKGAIPLGQEGTATEEKEEEEDSDRDSDTAETVIQNTPNTLDQQEKGQGGQDTLQLKEAPKEQTAA